The following proteins come from a genomic window of Tepidiforma thermophila:
- a CDS encoding sulfurtransferase → MTDPEIATRGYAHPEVLVSTEWVAQHLNDPSVRIIESNEDPLLYPSGHIPGAVQVDWAADLNDPLRRDYLDRAGFEKLMSRIGVTPETTVVFYGDKNNWWACYAFWVFQLFGHTNARVMDGGRLKWEKEGRPLVKDVPTYPPTEYRAPERDDTKIRIFRDEVLKKLGTGVKLVDVRSPQEYTGERTHMPEYPQEGVLRGGHIPGAKNVPWARAANPEDGTFKSAAELKAIYEQEAGLTPNDEVIAYCRIGERSSHTWFVLKYLLGYPNVRNYDGSWTEWGNSVGVPIER, encoded by the coding sequence ATGACCGACCCCGAAATCGCTACTCGCGGTTACGCTCATCCCGAAGTCCTCGTCTCAACCGAATGGGTCGCCCAGCACCTCAACGACCCCTCCGTCCGCATCATCGAATCGAACGAAGACCCCCTCCTCTACCCCTCCGGCCACATCCCCGGCGCCGTCCAGGTCGACTGGGCCGCTGATCTCAACGACCCCCTCCGCCGCGACTACCTCGACCGCGCCGGCTTCGAAAAGCTCATGAGCCGCATCGGCGTCACCCCCGAAACCACCGTCGTCTTCTACGGCGACAAGAACAACTGGTGGGCCTGCTACGCCTTCTGGGTCTTCCAGCTCTTCGGCCACACCAACGCAAGGGTCATGGACGGCGGCCGCCTGAAGTGGGAGAAGGAAGGCCGGCCGCTCGTGAAAGACGTCCCCACCTACCCGCCCACCGAGTACCGCGCGCCCGAGCGCGACGACACCAAAATCCGCATCTTCCGCGACGAAGTCCTCAAGAAGCTCGGCACCGGCGTCAAACTCGTCGACGTCCGCAGCCCCCAGGAGTACACCGGCGAGCGCACCCACATGCCCGAATACCCCCAGGAGGGTGTCCTCCGCGGCGGCCACATCCCCGGGGCGAAGAACGTCCCCTGGGCCCGCGCAGCCAACCCCGAAGACGGCACCTTCAAGTCCGCCGCCGAGCTCAAGGCGATCTACGAGCAGGAAGCCGGCCTCACCCCCAACGACGAGGTCATCGCCTACTGCCGCATCGGCGAACGCAGCTCCCACACCTGGTTCGTCCTCAAGTACCTCCTCGGCTACCCCAACGTCCGCAACTACGACGGCTCCTGGACCGAGTGGGGCAACTCCGTCGGCGTCCCCATCGAGCGCTGA
- a CDS encoding DUF2269 family protein, translating to MDWWRIVHVLSLIWLGAGLGATYPLILRAWATKELRTRATLLIEAANNETRVLLPGAMASGITGFFWAVAAEYNFIKDAWLGILTLLYIFFYFVCLPLLGFGLRRARLAALVAQKKGEETEELRQVLEDRVPIVFGTILVLSVPLLAWLAVFKPF from the coding sequence TTGGACTGGTGGCGCATCGTCCATGTCCTCTCCCTTATCTGGCTCGGCGCCGGCCTGGGCGCCACCTACCCTCTCATCCTCCGCGCCTGGGCAACCAAAGAGCTCCGCACCCGCGCCACCCTCCTCATCGAAGCCGCCAACAACGAAACCCGGGTCCTCCTGCCCGGCGCCATGGCCAGCGGCATCACCGGCTTCTTCTGGGCCGTCGCCGCTGAGTACAACTTCATCAAAGACGCCTGGCTCGGCATCCTCACCCTGCTCTACATCTTCTTCTACTTCGTCTGCCTGCCCCTGCTCGGCTTCGGGCTCCGGAGGGCCAGGCTCGCCGCCCTGGTCGCCCAGAAAAAAGGCGAAGAGACCGAAGAACTCCGCCAGGTCCTCGAAGACCGCGTCCCCATCGTCTTCGGCACCATCCTCGTCCTGAGCGTCCCGCTCCTCGCCTGGCTCGCCGTCTTCAAACCGTTCTAG
- a CDS encoding NYN domain-containing protein: MRDGGNGPGHDDVALLVDWENLKFSLMQRNRRPNVTALREAAERFGRVAYARAYADWMDPVQAGDPASLYTAGLEPVYVLTRRYTTAEGEARIQNSVDVKLAVDCVEASHLYPNIGTFVIASGDHSFFHVVMLLRARGKRVVVIGVSWATSAQLVQQADVVLYYDLDVEPEVDRAAATPVREPAAVEKIEPRLAAAAARALELAQAKGPVSAEPREVAEVLKQILAIVEDFRTNGRDLPLSLVGQELQKRMPQADFQRLARGRAGDFARALHESGLLMMVNADFTDWLFLPNERTEAIERPRNVGQELAKYDYAKFNYNDLTEEQRRAVIVAIHDERNKPGVGWLTFNRIVDTLKPVVRREESDVKNLVNSMLSWGVLRVGEERTGHSPETGQTYQYKTFELDLQNPDVRRALHLE, encoded by the coding sequence ATGCGGGATGGCGGAAATGGGCCCGGGCACGATGACGTCGCGCTGCTCGTCGACTGGGAGAACCTGAAGTTCAGCCTGATGCAGCGGAACCGTCGTCCGAATGTGACGGCGCTGCGGGAGGCGGCGGAGCGGTTCGGGCGGGTGGCCTACGCGCGGGCGTACGCGGACTGGATGGACCCGGTCCAGGCGGGCGACCCGGCGTCGCTGTATACGGCGGGGCTGGAGCCGGTGTACGTGCTCACCCGGCGGTACACGACGGCGGAGGGCGAGGCGCGCATCCAGAACTCGGTCGATGTGAAGCTGGCGGTCGACTGCGTGGAGGCGAGCCACCTCTACCCGAACATCGGGACGTTTGTGATCGCCTCGGGCGACCACAGCTTCTTCCACGTCGTGATGCTGCTGCGGGCGCGGGGAAAGCGGGTGGTGGTGATCGGGGTGTCGTGGGCGACCTCGGCGCAGCTCGTGCAGCAGGCCGACGTGGTGCTGTACTACGACCTCGACGTGGAGCCGGAGGTCGACCGTGCTGCTGCAACGCCGGTGAGGGAGCCGGCGGCGGTGGAGAAGATCGAGCCGCGGCTGGCCGCGGCGGCGGCGCGGGCGCTGGAGCTGGCGCAGGCGAAGGGGCCGGTCTCGGCGGAGCCGCGGGAGGTCGCCGAGGTGCTGAAGCAGATCCTCGCGATTGTGGAGGACTTCCGGACGAACGGGCGCGACCTGCCGCTTTCGCTGGTGGGGCAGGAGCTGCAGAAGCGGATGCCGCAGGCGGACTTCCAGCGGCTGGCGCGCGGCCGGGCGGGCGACTTCGCGCGGGCGCTGCACGAGAGCGGGCTGCTGATGATGGTGAACGCGGACTTTACGGACTGGCTGTTCCTGCCGAATGAGCGGACGGAGGCGATCGAGCGGCCGCGGAACGTGGGGCAGGAGCTGGCGAAGTACGACTACGCCAAATTCAACTACAACGACCTGACCGAGGAGCAGCGGCGGGCGGTGATCGTGGCGATCCACGACGAGCGGAACAAGCCGGGGGTCGGGTGGCTGACGTTCAACCGGATCGTGGACACGCTGAAGCCGGTGGTGCGGCGCGAGGAGTCGGACGTGAAGAACCTCGTGAACAGCATGCTCTCGTGGGGTGTGCTGCGGGTCGGCGAGGAGCGGACGGGGCATTCGCCGGAGACGGGGCAGACGTACCAGTACAAGACGTTCGAGCTGGATTTGCAGAACCCGGACGTGCGCCGGGCGCTGCACCTGGAGTAG
- a CDS encoding SufE family protein, whose protein sequence is MAQPPKAFQQVIDDFAFADRQERIEMLIEYADRFKEVPERIATRPFPEEHHVQKCESDAYVWAEDLPDGTLKFHFAVENPQGLSAKAWAVILDETLSGQPLEEVAAVPCDSVFTVFGKEVSMGKGMGLMGIADMVTAFARQRLAARAAQSGSA, encoded by the coding sequence ATGGCCCAGCCCCCCAAAGCCTTCCAGCAGGTCATCGACGACTTCGCCTTCGCCGACCGCCAGGAGCGGATCGAGATGCTCATCGAGTACGCCGACCGCTTCAAAGAGGTTCCCGAGCGGATCGCAACCCGCCCCTTCCCCGAAGAACACCACGTCCAGAAGTGCGAATCCGATGCCTACGTCTGGGCCGAAGACCTGCCCGACGGCACCCTGAAGTTCCACTTCGCCGTCGAAAACCCGCAGGGCCTCTCCGCCAAGGCCTGGGCCGTCATCCTCGATGAGACCCTCTCCGGGCAGCCGCTCGAAGAGGTCGCCGCCGTCCCCTGCGACAGCGTCTTCACCGTCTTCGGCAAAGAGGTCTCCATGGGCAAAGGCATGGGCCTCATGGGCATCGCCGATATGGTGACCGCCTTCGCCCGCCAGCGCCTCGCCGCCCGCGCCGCACAGTCCGGCTCAGCGTGA
- a CDS encoding AAA family ATPase, protein MTISAITIARQVGTGGEEVAAIVAERLGYRLLDYRIVQEAALEAGVSPETIAEAERRPSFFARIIEALARTPSAASLQWGEPLNIDATPILTSADYRQLIQDVVEDFANHGRVVFLGHGAQFMLRARPDVLRVFITGSEAARVRRLMAQARLDETAARALVQRTDRERVAYFREYFGAEWLDPASYDLTVSTDRLAPEAAARVILSAVELRNPVPA, encoded by the coding sequence ATGACCATATCCGCCATCACCATCGCCCGCCAGGTCGGCACCGGCGGCGAAGAGGTCGCCGCCATCGTCGCCGAGCGGCTCGGCTACCGCCTCCTCGACTACCGCATCGTCCAGGAAGCCGCGCTCGAAGCCGGCGTCTCCCCCGAGACCATCGCCGAGGCCGAGCGCCGTCCATCCTTCTTCGCACGCATCATCGAAGCGCTCGCCCGCACCCCTTCCGCGGCCTCGCTGCAGTGGGGCGAGCCGCTCAACATCGACGCCACCCCCATCCTCACCTCCGCCGACTATCGCCAGCTCATCCAGGACGTCGTCGAAGACTTCGCGAATCACGGCCGCGTCGTCTTCCTCGGCCACGGTGCCCAGTTCATGCTCAGGGCCCGGCCCGACGTCCTCCGCGTCTTCATCACCGGCAGCGAAGCCGCGCGCGTCCGCCGCCTCATGGCGCAGGCGCGGCTCGACGAAACCGCCGCCCGCGCCCTTGTCCAGCGCACCGACCGCGAGCGCGTCGCCTACTTCCGTGAATACTTCGGGGCCGAATGGCTCGACCCCGCCAGCTACGACCTCACCGTCTCCACCGACCGGCTCGCGCCGGAAGCCGCCGCCCGCGTCATCCTCTCCGCCGTGGAGCTGCGGAACCCGGTCCCCGCCTGA
- a CDS encoding CTP synthase, giving the protein MPKYIFVTGGVVSSVGKGITTASLGRILKSRGIKVSIQKLDPYLNVDPGTMSPYQHGEVFVTVDGAETDLDLGHYERFIDQDLTAASSVTSGQVYLAVLERERRGDYLGGTIQQVPHLTNEIKARIYGVAEQTGCDVLICEVGGTVGDIEGETFIEAIRQIRHEQPRDATLSVHVCFLPWVGATGELKTKPTQHSVRELRSKGIQPDAIVLRADHPVPRDITDKVALFCDVEPRAVIPMETADTIYEVPITLEERGLGDFVLDRLGLEGQRDLAEWRDLVYRLKHPRRAAEVAVVGKYVELRDAYISVKEALVHAGIAHEAEVAIRWVPAEALETRDPADLLAGVDGIVVPGGFGERGWEGKIRAAEYARTTGTPYLGLCLGMQALVTEFARHACGLVGANSTEFDPETPHPVISLLEEQHAVVNLGGTMRLGAYPCRLLPGSLARRAYGTDLVRERHRHRWEFNNAYRARLEAEGLRVSGTSPDGSLVEISEISGHPFMLGTQFHPELQSRPNRPHPLFREFIAAALARRAAGAAAPATA; this is encoded by the coding sequence ATGCCGAAGTACATATTCGTCACCGGCGGCGTCGTCAGCTCAGTCGGCAAAGGCATCACCACCGCCAGCCTCGGCCGAATCCTCAAATCCCGCGGCATCAAAGTCTCCATCCAGAAGCTCGACCCCTACCTCAACGTCGACCCCGGCACCATGTCCCCCTACCAGCACGGGGAGGTGTTCGTCACCGTCGACGGCGCCGAAACCGACCTCGACCTCGGCCACTACGAACGCTTCATCGACCAGGACCTCACCGCCGCCTCCTCCGTCACCTCCGGCCAGGTCTACCTTGCCGTCCTCGAACGCGAACGCCGCGGCGACTACCTCGGCGGCACCATCCAGCAGGTCCCCCACCTCACCAACGAAATCAAAGCCCGCATCTATGGCGTCGCCGAGCAGACCGGCTGCGACGTCCTCATCTGCGAAGTCGGCGGCACCGTCGGCGATATCGAAGGCGAAACCTTCATCGAAGCCATCCGCCAGATCCGTCACGAACAGCCCCGCGATGCCACCCTCAGCGTCCACGTCTGCTTCCTCCCCTGGGTCGGCGCCACCGGTGAACTGAAGACCAAGCCCACCCAGCACTCCGTCCGCGAACTCCGCTCCAAGGGCATCCAGCCCGACGCCATCGTCCTCCGCGCCGACCACCCCGTTCCCCGCGACATCACCGATAAGGTCGCCCTTTTCTGCGACGTCGAGCCCCGCGCCGTCATCCCCATGGAGACGGCCGACACCATCTACGAAGTCCCCATCACCCTCGAAGAACGCGGCCTCGGCGACTTCGTCCTCGACCGCCTCGGCCTCGAAGGCCAGCGCGACCTCGCCGAATGGCGCGACCTCGTCTACCGCCTCAAGCACCCGCGCCGGGCCGCAGAAGTCGCCGTCGTCGGCAAGTACGTCGAACTCCGCGATGCCTACATCTCCGTCAAAGAGGCCCTCGTCCACGCCGGCATCGCCCACGAGGCCGAGGTCGCCATCCGCTGGGTTCCCGCCGAGGCCCTCGAAACCCGCGACCCGGCCGACCTCCTCGCCGGCGTCGACGGCATCGTCGTCCCCGGCGGCTTCGGCGAACGCGGCTGGGAAGGCAAAATCCGCGCCGCCGAATACGCCCGCACCACCGGCACGCCCTACCTCGGCCTCTGCCTCGGCATGCAGGCCCTCGTCACCGAATTCGCCCGCCACGCCTGCGGCCTCGTCGGCGCCAACAGCACCGAGTTCGACCCCGAAACACCCCACCCCGTCATCAGCCTCCTCGAAGAGCAGCACGCCGTCGTCAACCTCGGCGGCACCATGCGCCTCGGCGCCTACCCCTGCCGCCTCCTTCCCGGCAGCCTCGCCCGCCGCGCCTACGGCACCGACCTCGTCCGCGAGCGCCACCGCCACCGGTGGGAGTTCAACAACGCCTACCGCGCCCGCCTCGAAGCCGAAGGCCTCCGCGTGAGCGGCACCTCCCCCGATGGCTCGCTCGTCGAAATCTCCGAAATCTCTGGCCACCCCTTCATGCTCGGCACCCAGTTCCACCCCGAACTCCAGAGCCGGCCGAACCGCCCCCATCCGCTCTTCCGCGAGTTCATCGCCGCCGCCCTCGCCCGGCGGGCCGCCGGCGCCGCCGCCCCCGCCACCGCCTGA